A window of the Cucurbita pepo subsp. pepo cultivar mu-cu-16 chromosome LG01, ASM280686v2, whole genome shotgun sequence genome harbors these coding sequences:
- the LOC111798800 gene encoding probable pectate lyase P59, with the protein MVAPTSRAMLGVLLTLSLVATAYADIGNFDDYWKSRAAKAEKAAAKAFDPNPENVTDILNAEVEQELSGSNDTRRNLKRYKGPCLATNPIDRCWRCDPNWAKNRKKLADCVLGFGWKTIGGKLGPFYVVNDSSDSDIMEPKPGTLRHAVIQKGPLWITFSTNMAIRLTQELIVSSDKTIDARGANVQIAYGAGITLQYVQNVIIHGLRIHHIVMGSGGMIRDAVDHVGLRTMSDGDGISIFGSSNIWIDHVSMSNCQDGLIDAIMGSTAITISNSHFTHHNDVMLFGASDGYSNDQIMQVTVAFNHFGQGLVQRMPRCRWGFFHVVNNDYTHWLMYAIGGSQHPIIISQGNRFIAPPNVNAKEVTKREYSPESVWKTWTWRSEGDLMMNGAFFVTSGDQRKKRPFSKMDMISYREGTYVTRMTRMSGALACFIGRPC; encoded by the exons ATGGTAGCACCCACGAGCAGAGCTATGCTTGGGGTTCTGCTAACATTATCCTTGGTGGCTACTGCATATGCTGACATTGGAAACTTCGATGATTACTGGAAATCACGCGCCGCCAAGGCTGAGAAAGCCGCCGCCAAGGCCTTCGACCCTAATCCAGAGAACGTCACCGACATCCTCAATGCTGAAGTTGAGCA GGAATTGAGCGGAAGCAATGATACGAGAAGGAATTTGAAGAGATATAAAGGGCCATGTCTAGCCACTAATCCCATTGACCGGTGCTGGAGATGCGACCCCAATTGGGCAAAAAACAGGAAGAAGCTGGCCGATTGTGTTCTGGGTTTTGGCTGGAAGACCATCGGCGGGAAGTTGGGTCCATTCTACGTGGTGAACGATTCGTCGGACTCGGATATCATGGAACCAAAACCTGGGACCCTCCGACATGCTGTGATCCAAAAGGGGCCGTTGTGGATCACATTCTCAACCAACATGGCCATTAGGCTAACTCAGGAGCTCATCGTGTCAAGCGACAAGACCATAGATGCAAGAGGCGCTAACGTTCAGATTGCTTATGGGGCTGGCATTACTCTTCAGTATGTACAAAATGTGATCATCCATGGGCTTCGTATCCATCACATCGTCATGGGTAGCGGCGGAATGATCAGGGACGCTGTGGACCATGTGGGTTTGAGGACAATGAGTGACGGCGATGGCATTTCAATTTTCGGTTCCTCCAACATTTGGATTGACCATGTTTCCATGTCCAATTGTCAAGATGGTCTAATCGATGCCATCATGGGATCCACTGCCATCACCATATCCAATAGCCATTTCACTCACCACAATGAT GTGATGCTGTTCGGAGCAAGCGATGGGTACTCGAATGATCAGATAATGCAAGTGACAGTGGCATTCAATCACTTTGGTCAAGGGTTGGTGCAGAGGATGCCAAGGTGCCGATGGGGGTTCTTCCATGTCGTCAACAATGACTACACTCATTGGCTTATGTATGCCATAGGTGGTAGCCAGCATCCCATCATTATCAGCCAGGGCAATCGATTCATTGCTCCTCCAAATGTAAATGCTAAAGAg GTGACAAAGAGAGAGTACTCGCCGGAGAGTGTGTGGAAGACGTGGACATGGAGATCAGAGGGAGACTTGATGATGAACGGAGCATTCTTTGTTACCTCCGGCGACCAGAGGAAGAAACGACCTTTCTCAAAGATGGATATGATCTCGTACAGAGAAGGGACATACGTTACCAGAATGACACGTATGTCAGGTGCGCTAGCCTGCTTCATCGGCAGACCATGCTAA
- the LOC111798780 gene encoding SNF1-related protein kinase regulatory subunit gamma-1-like, whose amino-acid sequence MAQGQEVRYSALSNCESYFERIQSTKKLPKFLQETLNDAFARIPVSSFPGVSVGRVIEIPADTTIPHAVKILSECNILSAPVTNPNARASINWRERYLGIVDYSAIILWVMESAELAAASLSAGSATAIGVGAGAVGALGALALGATGPIAVAGIAAAAVGAAVAGGVAVDRGIGKDAATAADSLGQDFYKVLLQEEPFKSTTVQSILKSYRWAPFLPVTLDNSMLGVLLLLSKYRLRNVPVIEPGKPDIKNYITQSAVVQGLERCRGRDWFDCIAARPISDLGLPFMSCNEVITIQSQELILEAFKRMRDNHIGGLPVVEGPKNRIVGNISIRDIRYLLLKPEIFSNFRKLTVMDFIKTVVMLIQDVGKLAPPIICKLDSTLGSVIHSLASKSVHRIYVVAADDEVVGVITLRDVISCFIFEPPNYIINNFGFSAEEMLNQ is encoded by the exons ATGGCACAAGGACAGGAGGTTAGATATTCTGCATTGTCAAACTGCGAATCCTATTTCGAACGCATCCAATCTACGAAGAAACTTCCCAAGTTCTTACAGGAGACGCTGAATGATGCATTTGCCAGGATCCCAGTTTCCTCATTTCCTGGAGTTTCGGTAGGCAGAG TTATTGAGATTCCAGCAGACACAACTATTCCTCATGCTGTGAAGATTCTATCTGAGTGCAACATTTTATCAGCTCCTGTAACAAATCCAAATGCAAGAGCAAGTATAAATTGGAGAGAAAGGTACCTTGGAATTGTGGATTATTCGGCGATTATCTTGTGGGTCATGGAGAGTGCGGAACTTGCTGCAGCTTCTTTATCTGCTGGTTCAGCTACTGCTATTGGAGTTGGTGCAGGAGCAGTTGGTGCTCTTGGAGCATTGGCATTAGGCGCGACAGGCCCCATTGCAGTTGCAGGGATAGCTGCAGCGGCGGTTGGAGCTGCTGTGGCTGGTGGAGTTGCTGTTGACAGAGGAATCGGTAAAGATGCTGCCACAGCGGCTGATAGTTTAGGACAAGATTTTTACAAAGTCTTACTGCAAGAAGAACCATTCAAATCAACAACA GTTCAGTCGATATTGAAATCCTACCGCTGGGCTCCATTTCTTCCAGTGACCCTAGATAATTCCATGTTAGGTGTCTTATTGCTACTCTCAAAATATAGATTGAGGAATGTACCTGTCATCGAACCAGGGAAACCCGACATCAAGAATTACATAACTCAATCTGCAGTGGTTCAGGGTCTCGAAAGGTGTAGAGGAAGGGACTGGTTTGACTGTATAGCTGCAAGACCTATTTCCGATTTAGGACTTCCTTTCATGTCTTGTAACGAG GTCATTACCATCCAAAGCCAAGAGTTGATACTGGAAGCTTTCAAGCGAATGAGAGATAATCACATTGGTGGGCTTCCAGTTGTCGAGGGGCCAAAGAACAGAATTGTGGGAAATATAAGTATAAGAGACATAAGATATTTACTGCTTAAGCCTGAAATTTTCTCCAATTTCAG GAAGCTTACTGTTATGGATTTCATCAAGACAGTAGTTATGTTGATCCAAGATGTTGGGAAACTAGCCCCGCCTATCATATGCAAACTCGATTCGACTCTCGGCTCTGTTATTCATAGTCTTGCTTCCAAGTCAGTCCACAGGATCTATGTCGTAGCTGCTGATGACGAAGTTGTAGGGGTCATCACCCTAAGGGACGTGATCTCGTGCTTCATTTTTGAGCCACCCAACTACATCATCAACAACTTTGGATTCTCTGCCGAAGAAATGTTGAATCAGTGA
- the LOC111798660 gene encoding pentatricopeptide repeat-containing protein At2g02750 has translation MNREIVRLVAKGFYVEAFSMYSQHHSASLSSHNFIFPPLFKACAKLNSVPQGQMLHTHLMKVGFSADVYAATALTDMYLKLFHVDDALKVFDEMPHRNTASLNAMISGFSLNGFRGEALRMVELVNRDSLKPNSITIVNLLSACASVAHGIQIHCWAINLGFQMDVYVATALLTMYCTCEKMGFAAKVFQEMSNKNVVSFNAYISGLLLNGMPRMVIDVFKSMMECPPGKSNSVTLVSVLSACSTLSHLGFGRQVHALTVKIDNDDVMVGTALVDMYSKCGAWQCAHKVFNERKGTSNLFTWNSLIAGMMLNEQSEIAVELFESLESHKLQPDSATWNSMISGHAHLGQPVKAFKYFHRMQSAGTVPSLKSLTSLLSICSDLSALRHGKEIHAQVTKSFIHMDVLLATALIDMYMKCGCLSSAQRLFDQFGFKPKDTIFWNAMISGYGNNGENKSAFDIFDRMLEEGVHPNAATFTSLLSICSHCGQVDKGWQFFKMMNKKYDLQPDRDHYNCMIDILGRAGQLGKARKLLEELPEPSMSSLASLLGACSLHKDSKLGEEMASRISELEPKNPLPFVILSNIYAELGRWKDVERVREMMNDKGLRKPSGLSSIE, from the coding sequence ATGAATCGCGAAATAGTGCGATTGGTGGCCAAAGGATTTTACGTTGAAGCATTCTCCATGTACTCGCAGCACCACTCAGCCTCCCTTAGTTctcacaatttcatttttcctccTCTCTTCAAAGCGTGCGCAAAGCTTAACTCGGTTCCACAAGGCCAAATGCTGCATACCCACTTGATGAAAGTGGGGTTTTCAGCAGACGTCTATGCAGCAACAGCCCTCACGGATATGTATTTGAAGCTTTTTCATGTTGATGACGCTCTGAAAGTGTTCGACGAAATGCCCCACAGAAACACGGCGTCGTTAAACGCAATGATTTCTGGGTTTTCTTTGAATGGTTTTCGTGGAGAAGCGTTACGGATGGTTGAGCTTGTGAATCGCGATTCATTAAAGCCCAATTCAATTACCATTGTTAACTTACTGTCAGCATGCGCAAGTGTTGCTCATGGGATACAAATACATTGTTGGGCTATCAACCTGGGTTTTCAGATGGATGTATATGTTGCTACGGCGCTTTTGACGATGTATTGTACTTGTGAAAAAATGGGTTTCGCTGCAAAGGTATTCCAAGAGATGTCGAACAAAAACGTggtgagttttaatgcttatATTTCAGGGCTTCTACTGAATGGCATGCCCCGTATGGTAATTGATGTATTTAAGAGCATGATGGAATGCCCACCTGGGAAATCGAATTCCGTCACACTGGTTTCTGTCCTTTCTGCTTGTTCTACTCTTTCACATCTTGGATTTGGTAGGCAGGTTCATGCACTCACTGTTAAAATTGATAATGATGATGTAATGGTTGGAACTGCACTGGTGGACATGTATTCTAAATGTGGGGCTTGGCAGTGTGCACACAAGGTATTCAACGAGCGGAAAGGAACCAGTAACTTATTTACATGGAATTCATTGATTGCAGGAATGATGTTAAATGAACAGAGTGAAATTGCAGTGGAACTTTTTGAATCGTTGGAGTCCCATAAATTGCAGCCAGATTCAGCTACCTGGAACTCAATGATAAGTGGACATGCCCATTTGGGTCAGCCGGTGAAGGCCTTTAAGTACTTTCACAGAATGCAATCGGCTGGCACAGTCCCTAGTTTAAAATCTCTCACTAGTCTTTTATCCATTTGTTCAGACTTGTCTGCATTGCGACATGGCAAAGAGATCCATGCCCAAGTAACTAAAAGCTTCATTCATATGGACGTGTTGCTTGCCACGGCACTTATTGACATGTACATGAAATGTGGATGTCTTTCTTCAGCACAGAGACTCTTCGATCAATTTGGCTTCAAACCAAAAGATACAATATTTTGGAACGCAATGATCTCAGGTTACGGGAACAATGGGGAGAACAAATCTGCGTTTGATATATTTGATCGGATGCTGGAAGAAGGAGTACATCCAAATGCGGCCACATTTACCAGTCTCTTATCTATTTGCAGTCATTGTGGTCAGGTTGACAAAGGTTGGCAGTTTTTCAAGATGATGAACAAGAAATACGACCTGCAGCCAGATCGTGATCATTATAACTGCATGATAGACATTTTGGGTAGAGCCGGCCAGTTGGGGAAAGCTCGAAAATTGTTGGAAGAATTGCCAGAGCCTTCTATGTCTTCTCTTGCTTCTTTGCTTGGTGCTTGTAGCTTGCACAAAGATTCTAAACTGGGCGAAGAAATGGCTTCAAGAATTTCAGAATTAGAGCCTAAGAATCCACTTCCATTTGTTATCTTATCCAATATATATGCTGAGCTTGGAAGGTGGAAAGATGTTGAAAGGGTTAGAGAAATGATGAATGACAAAGGATTGAGAAAGCCATCTGGCCTTAGTTCAATAGAATGA